From a region of the Campylobacter showae genome:
- a CDS encoding dynamin family protein, with amino-acid sequence MDTDKFLSEIWGALKLFLDPKTQIIADERSLAVLLAADAENFDRFMALKEFRDILHALGLKADIYSLQCAQLGAINALKSAKISKSKLLAALEILQTENIISAAHFSRLAEFLRSLGADLPAGNEQEDANFKKSDVFHQKIDALNDICKRILSLNPYAHVANAATKARQKVHELEFNVAVTGVINAGKSTLLNALLGKKILGASNVPETVNLTVLKYAPEPFARVNFWSKAELKELGIAQDQDDEIAEIYGGAGVKFESETAQNLNVKFNAEGESEPKFESSSVSEICSEPPASKTVKTDEIKRYTSADSKYAKFVKSVELYENLELLKDNVRIIDTPGIDDAVALREELVRRFMRECDLMVHLMNVSQSATQKDLDFIVSSLQNSHAVRLAVLLTHADVLKEGELNEVAAYAKKSVEERTRELGIGAEFFAVSAKSYFEGRQNSGVEEFKQYLYETLFGPSSQKSRLGIEAYKKELGRVCAQFAADTQSEILKLTDSNLSLSQKLSELNEQKAALASRLEDVRDAVKEELGRLDTAKTAASYELGLKSLVQTLKQRVADDVNYAASKKQKIDPQRLSRIAQTTIKDGVAALMRQNRNEIVRQIAACAQNIALKFGEFDGKTAAAEIFSINDYLQSKGINLECAQVADAVTSAANSGAQAVSEAAKVAAEEFLGAQRIKNFVFELSEFEKSEFKKRIEAALKEQEKALAISEEALKNKLAQLAKTSGASSRELERLNSQSEAINAINLELQSV; translated from the coding sequence GTGGACACGGATAAATTTTTAAGCGAAATTTGGGGCGCTCTTAAGCTATTTTTAGACCCCAAGACGCAAATTATCGCAGACGAGCGAAGCCTCGCCGTTTTACTCGCGGCAGATGCTGAAAATTTCGATAGATTTATGGCGCTAAAGGAGTTTAGGGATATCCTTCACGCGCTTGGGCTAAAGGCCGACATATACAGCCTCCAGTGTGCCCAGCTAGGCGCGATAAACGCTCTAAAATCCGCAAAAATCTCAAAATCAAAACTCCTCGCCGCATTAGAAATCCTGCAAACCGAAAACATAATCTCCGCCGCGCATTTTAGCAGGCTTGCGGAGTTTTTGCGCTCTCTTGGCGCAGATTTGCCCGCAGGGAACGAACAAGAGGACGCAAATTTTAAAAAATCAGACGTCTTTCATCAAAAAATAGACGCGCTAAACGATATCTGCAAGCGTATTTTGTCACTAAACCCGTATGCGCACGTAGCAAATGCGGCGACAAAAGCGCGCCAAAAAGTGCACGAGCTAGAGTTTAATGTCGCGGTTACGGGTGTCATAAATGCGGGCAAATCAACCCTGCTAAACGCGCTACTGGGCAAGAAAATCCTAGGCGCCTCAAACGTACCCGAAACTGTAAATTTAACCGTGCTAAAGTATGCACCCGAGCCTTTTGCAAGGGTAAATTTTTGGAGTAAGGCGGAGCTAAAAGAGCTTGGTATAGCGCAAGATCAAGATGACGAAATAGCCGAAATTTACGGCGGCGCGGGCGTCAAATTTGAGAGCGAAACGGCGCAAAATTTAAACGTCAAATTTAACGCGGAGGGTGAATCGGAACCTAAATTTGAAAGCTCTAGCGTGAGTGAGATTTGCTCCGAACCGCCGGCTAGCAAGACCGTCAAAACGGACGAGATCAAGCGCTACACCTCGGCGGACTCAAAATACGCCAAATTCGTAAAAAGCGTCGAGCTTTACGAAAATTTGGAGCTTTTAAAGGATAACGTGCGCATCATCGATACGCCCGGCATCGACGACGCGGTGGCTCTGCGCGAGGAGCTGGTGCGGAGGTTTATGCGGGAGTGCGACTTGATGGTGCACCTTATGAACGTCTCGCAAAGTGCTACGCAAAAGGATCTGGACTTTATCGTCTCAAGCTTGCAAAACTCGCACGCCGTGAGGCTCGCCGTGCTGCTAACTCACGCCGACGTGCTAAAAGAAGGCGAGCTAAACGAGGTCGCTGCCTACGCCAAAAAGAGCGTCGAGGAGCGCACGCGGGAGCTGGGTATCGGGGCGGAGTTTTTCGCCGTGAGCGCTAAAAGCTACTTTGAGGGTAGGCAAAACAGCGGCGTCGAGGAGTTTAAGCAGTATCTTTACGAAACGCTTTTTGGCCCTAGCAGCCAAAAATCGCGCCTTGGCATCGAGGCATATAAAAAGGAACTCGGTCGCGTCTGCGCGCAGTTTGCGGCGGATACGCAAAGCGAGATTTTAAAGCTAACGGACTCAAATTTGAGCTTGTCGCAAAAGCTTTCTGAGCTAAACGAGCAAAAAGCCGCGCTAGCTAGCCGCCTAGAGGACGTGAGAGACGCGGTAAAAGAGGAGCTAGGGCGCCTAGATACGGCTAAGACCGCAGCTAGCTACGAGCTTGGGCTAAAATCTCTAGTCCAGACGCTAAAGCAGCGCGTCGCGGATGACGTAAACTACGCGGCCTCTAAAAAACAAAAGATCGATCCGCAACGCCTCTCGCGCATCGCGCAAACGACGATCAAAGACGGCGTTGCCGCCTTGATGCGTCAAAATCGCAACGAAATCGTGCGGCAAATCGCCGCGTGCGCGCAAAATATCGCGCTAAAATTTGGCGAATTTGATGGTAAAACGGCGGCCGCTGAGATCTTTAGTATAAACGACTATCTACAATCAAAAGGGATAAATTTAGAGTGCGCCCAGGTCGCGGACGCGGTGACTAGCGCGGCAAACTCGGGCGCGCAAGCCGTATCCGAGGCTGCCAAGGTAGCTGCGGAGGAGTTTTTGGGCGCCCAGCGGATCAAAAATTTCGTTTTCGAGCTTAGCGAATTTGAAAAAAGCGAGTTTAAAAAGCGTATCGAAGCCGCGCTAAAAGAGCAAGAAAAGGCGCTCGCAATCAGCGAAGAAGCCCTAAAAAACAAGCTTGCCCAGCTAGCAAAAACTAGCGGAGCGAGCTCGCGGGAGCTAGAGCGACTAAACTCGCAAAGCGAGGCGATAAATGCTATAAATTTGGAGCTGCAAAGTGTTTGA
- a CDS encoding YajQ family cyclic di-GMP-binding protein, with the protein MATEHSFDISAAVDMMEVKNALETAKKEIAARYDFKGLAAEVELNEKEKIITLLSSSDNKIDALKDIVISKLIKRNIPPVAVTESKRESASGGNIKATLKLNDTLDSENAKKITKAIKDAKLKVTAAIRGEEVRVSGKSIDDLQECIRLVKGLNLELPISFKNLK; encoded by the coding sequence ATGGCAACTGAGCATAGTTTTGATATAAGCGCGGCGGTCGATATGATGGAGGTCAAAAACGCGCTAGAAACGGCTAAAAAAGAGATCGCGGCGAGATATGATTTTAAGGGGCTTGCGGCTGAAGTAGAGCTAAACGAAAAGGAAAAAATCATCACGCTTCTTAGCTCTAGCGACAACAAAATCGACGCGCTAAAAGACATCGTGATCTCAAAGCTCATCAAGCGAAACATCCCGCCGGTAGCCGTGACTGAAAGCAAACGCGAGAGCGCGAGTGGCGGAAATATCAAGGCAACGCTAAAGCTAAACGACACCCTAGATAGCGAAAACGCGAAGAAAATCACCAAAGCGATCAAGGACGCAAAGCTAAAAGTAACTGCGGCAATCCGCGGCGAAGAGGTGCGCGTGAGCGGCAAAAGTATCGATGATCTGCAAGAATGCATAAGGCTCGTGAAGGGGCTTAATTTGGAGTTACCGATTAGCTTTAAAAACTTAAAATAG
- a CDS encoding DUF2314 domain-containing protein — MGFFKKIFGKQVDLGEQMPIYFASNEEDYMQRAFEQARESFRYFWRELYWERHRVVPGLDFAMVKICFLDVVNGEEVGEHMWINDVDFDGETISGTLVNEPDAVQNVKNGDRVNAKIDEMSDWMFAVGGRAYGGFSVQAMRSRMQKGELKEHDKAWGLDFGDFNDILVVYEQKEHPENLTEHPMCKNVREKFEQYVKENPSILTDADEEGFTQLHHEALAGNLALVNVLLANGADKNLRTKSGKRAIDLAEYLGWSEIAKALR, encoded by the coding sequence ATGGGCTTTTTTAAGAAAATTTTCGGCAAACAAGTCGATCTTGGCGAGCAAATGCCGATTTATTTCGCAAGCAACGAAGAGGACTATATGCAGCGTGCATTCGAGCAGGCGCGCGAGAGTTTTAGGTATTTTTGGCGCGAGCTTTACTGGGAGCGCCACAGGGTCGTGCCAGGGCTTGATTTTGCGATGGTTAAAATTTGTTTTTTAGACGTCGTGAACGGCGAAGAAGTCGGCGAGCATATGTGGATAAACGACGTGGATTTTGACGGCGAGACCATCTCGGGCACGCTCGTAAACGAGCCTGACGCCGTACAAAACGTAAAAAACGGCGACCGCGTGAACGCAAAGATAGACGAGATGAGCGACTGGATGTTTGCGGTGGGCGGACGCGCGTACGGCGGATTTAGCGTGCAGGCGATGCGTTCGCGTATGCAAAAGGGCGAGCTAAAAGAGCACGATAAAGCGTGGGGGCTTGATTTTGGCGATTTTAACGACATCTTGGTAGTTTACGAGCAAAAAGAACACCCGGAAAATTTGACCGAGCACCCGATGTGTAAAAATGTGCGCGAGAAATTTGAGCAATACGTAAAAGAAAACCCAAGTATCCTCACGGACGCCGATGAGGAAGGATTTACGCAGCTGCACCACGAGGCGCTCGCGGGCAATCTAGCGCTCGTAAACGTACTGTTGGCAAACGGCGCGGATAAAAACTTACGTACGAAAAGCGGTAAAAGAGCGATTGATTTAGCCGAGTATTTGGGCTGGAGCGAAATCGCAAAGGCACTTAGATAA
- a CDS encoding dynamin family protein has protein sequence MFEEFINAYKTRYFKIFSDDFHGRFRRLQNELTEPKFHPSAELKEELNKLDLFLSSPLTVAIVGQFSSGKSTFLNALLGSEILPSGLTPVTSKPTFIRYGAAPGLSVLYENGRELYLGVEEIGRFVDQRVFGDDVSRLCVYAPSEILKLVNFVDTPGLNSLSKTDTAVTHEVLKDVAGVIWLSLADNAARASEAAQIEEFLADGGKTAICLLNQKDKLSKGELEHLKTHAQTTYGRFFERIIAVSAKQAVTAQAAGDAALLAESNFGAVISAIRELFGGEEIKEKFVREKCARLVAVNAAQHEQIAKIYEKAGEIIAKFDAELESNLRAVQENFKPKIELAFNELKHVAKLVADEILASLKSVKKYKYSPRKTLLKGEYFEASSYEAVDFDSEDVFSKLIYNDVKFAKFFRTYKRGLSALQEEIGAALDEIYARLEREFMIYKSEFENAQKEDETHSDTLFADVRTYAGQVYRTFLRDYETAKFKGLQKTALFFEKLNLKVAANYENAVKIAVYFLKEKIAGSMRAHEQNGFALFIPSFDEVQDRVLLSLNLYEFENEMLGNASFLNKILSALKSEFAQIKDEKLAKIAALSAEHEKLRDEILKADEGFGG, from the coding sequence GTGTTTGAGGAGTTTATAAACGCGTATAAAACGCGGTATTTTAAGATATTTTCGGACGATTTTCACGGGCGATTTAGGCGGCTGCAAAACGAACTAACCGAGCCTAAATTTCACCCGAGCGCCGAGCTAAAAGAGGAGCTAAATAAACTCGATCTGTTTTTATCCAGCCCGCTTACTGTCGCCATCGTCGGCCAGTTTTCTAGCGGCAAATCGACGTTTTTAAACGCTCTTTTGGGTAGCGAAATCTTGCCATCAGGCCTAACTCCCGTGACTTCAAAGCCGACCTTTATCAGATACGGCGCCGCGCCCGGACTTAGCGTGCTTTACGAAAACGGCAGAGAGTTGTATCTGGGCGTCGAGGAGATAGGGCGCTTCGTCGATCAGCGCGTGTTTGGCGATGATGTGAGTAGACTTTGCGTTTACGCGCCCTCTGAAATTTTAAAGCTGGTAAATTTCGTCGATACGCCTGGGCTAAACTCGCTCTCAAAGACCGACACCGCCGTCACGCACGAGGTGCTAAAAGACGTCGCAGGCGTCATCTGGCTAAGCCTGGCCGATAATGCCGCGCGAGCTAGCGAAGCCGCGCAGATCGAGGAGTTTTTAGCAGATGGGGGCAAAACGGCGATCTGCTTGCTAAATCAAAAAGATAAGCTAAGCAAGGGCGAGCTTGAGCACCTCAAAACTCACGCGCAAACGACCTACGGGCGATTTTTTGAGCGCATCATCGCGGTTTCTGCAAAGCAGGCCGTAACGGCGCAAGCCGCAGGCGATGCGGCGCTTTTAGCAGAGTCGAATTTTGGCGCGGTGATAAGCGCTATCCGCGAGCTTTTTGGCGGAGAAGAGATAAAGGAAAAATTCGTGCGTGAAAAGTGCGCTAGGCTGGTTGCCGTAAACGCTGCTCAGCACGAGCAAATCGCTAAAATTTACGAAAAAGCTGGCGAGATAATCGCTAAATTTGACGCCGAGCTGGAGTCAAATTTAAGAGCCGTGCAAGAAAATTTTAAGCCGAAAATCGAGCTAGCCTTTAACGAGCTAAAGCACGTCGCAAAGCTCGTCGCAGACGAGATCCTAGCCAGCCTAAAAAGCGTGAAAAAGTATAAATACTCGCCGCGAAAAACGCTGCTAAAGGGCGAGTATTTTGAAGCTAGCTCGTATGAGGCGGTGGATTTTGATAGCGAAGATGTGTTTTCAAAACTCATCTACAACGACGTGAAATTTGCCAAATTTTTTAGGACGTATAAGCGCGGCCTAAGCGCGTTGCAAGAAGAAATCGGCGCTGCGCTGGATGAAATTTACGCTCGGCTGGAGCGCGAGTTTATGATTTATAAATCAGAATTTGAAAACGCGCAAAAAGAGGACGAAACGCACTCCGATACCCTGTTTGCCGACGTTAGGACGTATGCGGGGCAGGTGTATAGGACGTTTTTGCGAGATTATGAGACGGCGAAATTTAAAGGACTGCAAAAGACGGCGCTGTTTTTTGAAAAGCTAAACCTCAAAGTCGCCGCAAATTACGAAAATGCCGTCAAGATCGCCGTGTATTTTCTAAAAGAAAAGATAGCGGGCTCGATGCGTGCTCATGAGCAAAACGGCTTTGCGCTCTTTATCCCGAGCTTTGACGAGGTACAAGATCGCGTTTTGTTGTCGTTAAATTTATACGAATTTGAAAACGAGATGCTTGGTAATGCGTCGTTTTTAAATAAAATTTTATCGGCTCTAAAGAGCGAATTTGCGCAGATAAAGGACGAAAAACTAGCTAAAATCGCAGCTCTATCGGCAGAGCACGAGAAACTAAGGGATGAAATTTTAAAAGCGGACGAAGGGTTTGGTGGGTAA
- a CDS encoding coproporphyrinogen III oxidase family protein — translation MGFKNIIEKFAVNYAHNSIQKSLYNEFNIDILTTTYTKTPKKDKKYMLYAHVPFCHTFCPYCSFHKYHYEQELAKIYFENLREEMRQVKEAGFDFSSLYVGGGTTLINEPELEKTLKLAKELFSIEDISAESDPNHISPESLSRFDGLIDRLSVGVQSFDNETLKRVGRYEKFGSAEETKRKLEKALGKIPVISLDLIFNLPNQTKEQLINDINVAKSISPQQITFYPLMKSELTRENIARSLGVSNVDNEREFYEIIVSEFAKGGYKQSNAWAFSNEKSADLRDEYVGSNLEYVGVGSGAFSFLDGELVINAFNLLDYGRKIKGRQSPVIAKCAFSKKERLKYTFLTRLFDGAVDIKTYNEQNDANINKDLFVELSLLKLVNAIYEENGVIKPTFFGEYICVVLMRDFYAGMDKVRAIFKNDAKIKRSKVLRIMSEDTEQKFEQNIIQPRAAM, via the coding sequence GTGGGATTTAAGAATATTATAGAAAAATTTGCGGTAAATTACGCACATAATTCTATTCAAAAATCACTATACAACGAATTTAACATAGATATTTTGACCACAACTTACACCAAAACTCCAAAAAAAGACAAAAAGTACATGCTCTACGCTCACGTGCCTTTTTGCCATACGTTTTGCCCGTATTGCTCGTTTCACAAGTATCACTACGAACAGGAGCTTGCGAAAATTTACTTTGAAAATTTACGCGAGGAGATGAGGCAGGTCAAGGAGGCCGGCTTTGACTTTAGCTCGCTTTATGTCGGCGGCGGCACGACGCTTATCAACGAACCCGAGCTTGAAAAAACCCTAAAACTTGCAAAAGAGCTCTTTAGTATCGAAGATATCTCGGCCGAGAGCGATCCAAACCACATCTCGCCGGAGAGTCTAAGCCGTTTTGACGGGCTTATCGACCGCTTAAGCGTAGGCGTGCAAAGCTTTGATAACGAGACGCTAAAAAGAGTCGGCAGGTATGAGAAATTCGGCTCTGCAGAAGAGACGAAAAGAAAGCTCGAGAAAGCTCTGGGCAAAATCCCGGTCATAAGCCTCGATCTCATCTTTAACCTACCAAACCAAACAAAAGAGCAGCTAATAAACGACATAAACGTCGCAAAATCGATCTCTCCGCAGCAGATCACCTTCTATCCGCTCATGAAATCGGAGCTAACGAGAGAGAACATCGCTCGCTCGCTCGGCGTCTCAAACGTCGATAACGAGCGCGAATTTTACGAGATCATCGTGAGCGAATTTGCCAAAGGCGGATATAAGCAAAGCAACGCTTGGGCATTTTCAAACGAAAAAAGCGCAGACCTTCGCGACGAATACGTGGGCTCAAATTTAGAGTACGTTGGTGTTGGCAGCGGGGCATTTAGCTTTCTTGACGGCGAGCTTGTGATAAACGCATTTAACCTACTTGATTACGGCAGAAAGATCAAGGGTAGGCAAAGTCCGGTCATCGCAAAATGCGCATTTAGCAAGAAAGAGAGACTAAAATATACATTTTTAACAAGGCTTTTTGACGGTGCCGTGGATATCAAAACCTACAACGAGCAAAACGACGCAAACATCAACAAAGATCTGTTTGTCGAGCTTAGCTTGCTAAAGCTAGTAAACGCGATCTACGAAGAAAACGGCGTTATCAAACCGACGTTTTTCGGCGAATACATCTGCGTCGTACTCATGCGCGACTTTTACGCGGGCATGGATAAGGTGCGCGCGATATTTAAGAATGACGCGAAGATTAAACGTAGCAAAGTGCTTCGCATCATGAGCGAAGACACCGAGCAAAAATTTGAACAAAACATCATTCAGCCGCGAGCCGCTATGTAA